A segment of the Aureliella helgolandensis genome:
TGGACGATCGCCAAACTGCGCCGCGATCCGGGCGAAGCTCGATAAGCATCGCCTTCCTGTTCTACATCATTACTCTGTGCGCCATCCTGGTAGCCGCATTGCAACGAATCTCGGTCAACGAAGCGGTGACCGGCTGGGTGGTCGCGGCGGTCCTGGCCGTCGGAATTGGTGTCGGACTCCTGATCGGCTTGCTGTTCGGTGTGGTGCGTGTCAAAGGACCGAGCGGAGCCTTGGTGGGGTGTTGTGCTGGTGCAGTGGTGGGTGCCATCGCTGGACCAATATCCTTGATTGGTAGCGACCAATTCTATTCCGTCCTTGCATTAACACTTTTCGGTTGTTGGATTCTGATCGCCTTGATGCTCCTTGCTACCCGCCTGGGCGACTCTTAGAACTTTCTCAAGCTCCAGTTTGAAGCGATGCGACGAAACACCCAGCTCCAACCGTCGATTGCAGTGAGCCCCCTCACAACCGATGCGTAGGGGCAAGCATCGTTTCAAGTCTTTCTCGCTAAACATTTCTCCTGGCAGAATCTTGCGTTTAAGAGCGATTCCCGTAGGAAGTCTCCATCACTCATCGTGCAAATCCCCATTGAATCAGAGTCTGCCTCAATTCTGCACACCCACCGGGAGGGTGCCGTACTTGAGAGCTACGGAAATCGATGTTGCGCAGCCCGGTAAACACGGATTTCACTAGCTTTATTGAATTGAGCGTGGTAGGTTGAACCGTGGTGTTCGACACCGCTCAATTCAAAATCTGATTCACCTCTCCTTTTCGCACTTGGCGATCAGCCGCGGTCACTCTCACTAAGAGTTGAATTCCCGGCACGGCAATCTTGTTTGCCATTCTTTAACCCAGCTGTCGCTGCTCGATGAGCCGCGGCTTCCGCTTGGTCGTTCACCTTACCACTTTGGTGCATTCCTATGTTCTTAGGCAATGCCGAAGATTCGTCGATTCAGGGAGAAATGTATGGTACTCGGAAAACCTGTCCCAGATAAAACGCTGCTGAGAAGCGTCACTCAGAAGATTTCGCAACGCAGCGGAGGTTCCGGCAGCAAAGTTGTTGCGAGTGTAAACGGAGGGGTCGTTACCTTGACTGGTGTGCTCGGGCAAGAGTATCAGCGACGTCCGTTGTTGTCGTCGATGAGTGGGATTTCAGGCGTCCGCCGCACCGTTGATCAAATGACGGTCGCGCCTCCCAAAAAGCGAGAGCAGTAGTCAACGGCAACTCGCACGACTGCACAATGGCTGGCCTAAGTTGGTGTGTCTTCTTGGAGAAGTTGGCTCACCAGATCCTCGATCGTCTTATCGCCAGTCGCACCCTGCCAATTCAACTCGCCCTGCCACCAATGGCGCAGATAACCTTGTTTGTCGATGACATAGACGGTCGGCCACATGGTGTTGGACCACTTTTTCCAATTTTCTGACTCCAGGTCGATTAGGATTGGAAACTGGAGTCCACTCTCCGCCGCTGCCTCGCGGACCGCCTGTGGGTCGCGTTCACGAGACGTTTCGGGCGATTGTATCCCAATCACGACTACTTCATCCGAATTGTACTTCTCACTCCAATTCTTGTAGTGGTCGAAATTGGCGTGACAATTATGGCACTGGAATGCGTAGAAGTGAACCAACACCACTTTGCCGCGGAGTTGCTGCAGGGTTAGAGGTTCCGAATTGATCCAGTGCTCTACGGAAACCAGTTCGGGAGCCAGCGGATAAATGCGTTTCAGCTGCGCGGTGTCAAAGGGATCGCCCAACAGGGGTTTCAGCTGCTGCAGTTGTTCGGGACGCAAAATCGTTGCCACACTCTTCTGT
Coding sequences within it:
- a CDS encoding BON domain-containing protein, translated to MVLGKPVPDKTLLRSVTQKISQRSGGSGSKVVASVNGGVVTLTGVLGQEYQRRPLLSSMSGISGVRRTVDQMTVAPPKKREQ
- a CDS encoding redoxin domain-containing protein is translated as MLHPLCMRVCCAGLVFAQLVSVIAAQTHESVSKYAELIPQHLLGLVHAPQSQQELQLTDGQVQQLGALFAEIDTPWFQLRILPAEKQRELIVKLEQRVRNWFQENTSAAQQTRLDQLECRAQGVRMLLRQDVKGKLKLESSQQEALAELARAANAATQKLHSATMKNAVTDELTQEVSAAIQAEQKSVATILRPEQLQQLKPLLGDPFDTAQLKRIYPLAPELVSVEHWINSEPLTLQQLRGKVVLVHFYAFQCHNCHANFDHYKNWSEKYNSDEVVVIGIQSPETSRERDPQAVREAAAESGLQFPILIDLESENWKKWSNTMWPTVYVIDKQGYLRHWWQGELNWQGATGDKTIEDLVSQLLQEDTPT